The sequence AAAGTCAGAGCCTATCCAAAAAACAAGTGAAATTTACAACCCACTTCAGTACTACACACCAGATATGATCTACAAAAGTCGCATCAAACGTCCAGCAGTAAGAAAGAGCTACCTTGAAAATCCAGATAATCCAAAACCAGAGCTTCGCGGCAAGGATGAGTGGGTTGAGGTGCCTTACGAAGAGGCGATCAAGCTAGTTGCAAGAGAGCTGAAAAAGACTAGAGCGCAAAAAGGTTTACAAAGCGTTTTTGCAGGCAGTTACGGCTGGAAGTCAAGCGGAAACGTACATAACTCAAGAATTTTGCTTCATAGATTTATGAACCTTAGTGGTGGCTTTGTTGGCTCGCTAGGAGATTACTCAACAGGTGCTAGCCAGATCATCATGCCTCACGTTGTTGGTAGTATCGAGGTCTATGAGCAGCAAACTAGCTGGCCAGTCGTGCTTGAAAACTCAAAAGTTGTAGTCATATGGGGTGCAAACCCGCTTGCAACACTTCGCATAGCTTGGACAGCGACTGATGAGCAGGGCTTTAAATACTTTGAAGAGCTAAAAAACAAAAAAGATATCAAAGTGATCATTATTGATCCTATCAAGAGTGACACAGCGCAATACTTTGATAACGCTCAGTGGATCGCCCCAGTGCCAAACACCGACACAGCGATGATGCTTGGTATGATGCACTACCTATATGAAAGTGGCAAGTATGATAAAAATTTCATTGAAACCTACACAACTGGTTTTGATAAATTTCTCCCATATCTACTTGGCAAGACTGACAACACTCCTAAAAATTTAAAGTGGGCAAGCAAAATTTGTGGTATCGATAAAGACGCTTTAAAAGAGCTAGCTGATACATTTGTCGCAAACCGCACGATGATAATGAGCGGTTGGGGTATGCAGCGCGCTCACCACGGAGAGCAACCACACTGGGCGATGGTGACACTAGCAGCTATGATCGGTCAGATAGGACTTCCGGGCGGAGGATTTGGCTTAAGCTATCACTACTCAAACGGTGGCGCACCAACATGCAAGGGTGCAGTCATCGGTGGCGTGAATAGTGCAAGCGTGGGTAAATTTAACGAAAAAGGCGAGTTTATTGGCACAGACACAGGCGAGTTTGACAAACGCGGTCGTTTCGTCGCAAAGGCAGCCGCAGCAGCAGGCACAGGCCAAAGCTGGCTACAAAAAGCAACCAACTATGCCTTCCCAGTAGCAAGGATTGCTGATGCGTTGCTACATCCTGGTAAAGTGATCGACCACGACGGCAAAAAGATCACCTATCCAGATATTGATTTTATCTACTGGGTCGGCGGCAACCCACTTGTGCACCACCAAGATACAAATACAAATTTAAAAGCGTGGAGAAAGCCAAGAACAGTTGTCGTACATGAATCATACTGGACACCGACAGCAAAAATGGCTGATATAGTATTTCCAGTCACTACAGAGTATGAGAGAAATGACATTACCATGACTGGCGATTACTCAAATATGAACATCGTGCCGATGAAACAAGTCGTTGAGAAATACCACGAGGCAAGAGATGACTACCAAATTTTCATCGATCTTTGCAAGGCTTATGCTAAAAATTTAGTCGTTGCCTACACAGATAACGGCAAGGATGAGTTTGACTGGATCAAAGAGTACTATGACGCAGCCTACGCTCAGGTCAAGGCTGTGCCAGAGCTAACTACTGATATGAAGCCATTTGAAGAGTTTTGGAATGAAAATAAGCCAGTTACATTTGCCTCATCTCAAGATAGCGATAGCTGGGTGAGATTTGGCGAATTTAGAGAAGATCCTGTACTAAATGCTCTTGGAACCCCAAGCGGTCTTATAGAAATTTACTCAGAGACTATCGAGAAAATGGGCTATGACGACTGCAAGGCGCACCCAATGTGGTTTGAGCCGATCGAGTGGCTAGGCATGAAAGATAAGCCAGCTAAATTCCACATGATAAGTGCTCACCCAACTGACCGCTTGCACTCACAGCTAAGTCAAACTTCACTTCGTGACAAATACGCTATCGCAAATCGCGAGCCTATCTGGATCAACGAAAAAGACGCAAAAGAGCTTGGCGTACAAAGTGGCGACTTGGTGCGTGTATTTAATGCACGTGGTGAGGTTTTAGCAGGTGCTCACGTGACTAAAAACATCAAAGAGGGCGTTGTAAAACTAGCTGAGGGCGCTTGGTATGACGGCTTTGATAGTGGAATTTGCAAAAACGGCGGTGCAAACGTGCTAACCATAGATATCCCAACAAGTAAGCTAGCAAACGGCAACATCAGCCACACAGCTCTTGTAAATATCGAGAAATATAAAGGTGGCGAGGCATTAAAGCTTACAGCTTTTGCTGAGCCAAAAATTTCTAAATAATATTAAAAGCAGGGGAGTCTTCTCCTGCTTTTGAACTTAAAATTTAAAACAAATCTTCTATTCACAAAAAGCTTAAATTTATATTTAAAGCCTATAGCTCTATAAATTTGTATTTTGCAATGGATGTTGAGGTGATGGGTATAATTTTTGTTAATTGTTAAATAAAAATTTCTAGATTTAAATGACCAGTTATATTAAATTTTTATAAAGTCTTTTTAAAAGCCAAGCTACCTGACTTTTAAAGACAAAATAATCACTAAAAAAACTCACTTTTTTACCTTAATAGATACAATTTTTGATTAATTATTTAAAAGTCGTTAAATGTAGTATAAAATTAATTTTAGTTTTAATTTTTTTTAGATAGATTAAACAGATTTTTATTTAAAGGAGGAAAGATGAAGTCCATAACTTCTAAAATAGCGAT comes from Campylobacter concisus and encodes:
- a CDS encoding molybdopterin-dependent oxidoreductase, coding for MNENRREFLKKGATAIAATPLLSSVTASNLFADNVKKSVLRDSEVITAAHWGMLKVTTKNGVAVKSEPIQKTSEIYNPLQYYTPDMIYKSRIKRPAVRKSYLENPDNPKPELRGKDEWVEVPYEEAIKLVARELKKTRAQKGLQSVFAGSYGWKSSGNVHNSRILLHRFMNLSGGFVGSLGDYSTGASQIIMPHVVGSIEVYEQQTSWPVVLENSKVVVIWGANPLATLRIAWTATDEQGFKYFEELKNKKDIKVIIIDPIKSDTAQYFDNAQWIAPVPNTDTAMMLGMMHYLYESGKYDKNFIETYTTGFDKFLPYLLGKTDNTPKNLKWASKICGIDKDALKELADTFVANRTMIMSGWGMQRAHHGEQPHWAMVTLAAMIGQIGLPGGGFGLSYHYSNGGAPTCKGAVIGGVNSASVGKFNEKGEFIGTDTGEFDKRGRFVAKAAAAAGTGQSWLQKATNYAFPVARIADALLHPGKVIDHDGKKITYPDIDFIYWVGGNPLVHHQDTNTNLKAWRKPRTVVVHESYWTPTAKMADIVFPVTTEYERNDITMTGDYSNMNIVPMKQVVEKYHEARDDYQIFIDLCKAYAKNLVVAYTDNGKDEFDWIKEYYDAAYAQVKAVPELTTDMKPFEEFWNENKPVTFASSQDSDSWVRFGEFREDPVLNALGTPSGLIEIYSETIEKMGYDDCKAHPMWFEPIEWLGMKDKPAKFHMISAHPTDRLHSQLSQTSLRDKYAIANREPIWINEKDAKELGVQSGDLVRVFNARGEVLAGAHVTKNIKEGVVKLAEGAWYDGFDSGICKNGGANVLTIDIPTSKLANGNISHTALVNIEKYKGGEALKLTAFAEPKISK